gctcACGCACCCAAAGCACAGCCACAAGTTCACGAGCCGGCGCACGGCAAGCAGCAGAGAGACGAGAGTAATGGGCAACGCTCTGCCGTGCTTGGTCGACCAGGGCGTGAAGGCTCTGCCGGCGGCGGCGAAGCCCAGGCGGAGGATGTACTCGCTCCAGCTTCTCATGAAGGTCCTCCAcacgatgaagaagacgacgcgcGGCAGCAAGATTGGCGGCAAGTCCTCGCCGGAATCCGAAGTAGGTGGGGCGGGCGTGAAGAGCATCAAGGCCTCCCCGAGACGAGCGGCGGCAGGTCGTGGTGGCGGTGGCCAGAGGAAGGGCGTCGTGCGGGTGAAGGTGCTCCTGAGCAAGGAGGAGGCGGCGCGGCTGCTGTCGCTGACCGTCGGGGGCCAGAAGACGGCGGCGCAGATCGTGGCCGAGATCAAGAGGATGGaggcgcgccgcgccgccgccaatGCCGCCGCGGCGGCCGGGTGGCGGCCCGCGCTGGCGAGCATCCCGGAGGAGTCGtcgtaggtgcaccgtgcacgtacgtgTGTTATCATGTAGCGTCGTGTCCTTGAGAAAGCGGGAAGAACAGCGAGAACGGAGGGAGATTTGGGCTGAGAGGCGAGCAGGCGACGCCGGAAGCTCCCCCTCCCATGCATCATCCGTATGCTGATGCTGATGTTGATGCTGGTGTGTGTATATAGCAGCTTCCCTATTTTGAAGCTTCTCTTCTGCTCCCCCATGCTGTTCATCCCGatcgcttcttgtactgctccctcGATCACCATCCCAAAGAAATGGAATGAAATTTCGTTTTCTTCGTAGATCATTCGTGCTAATCCATGTGTATTTCTTTTGAGTTGGCTGTGCGTTTTCTTCTAGCAAGATAATGACGAA
The Triticum dicoccoides isolate Atlit2015 ecotype Zavitan chromosome 3A, WEW_v2.0, whole genome shotgun sequence genome window above contains:
- the LOC119271386 gene encoding uncharacterized protein LOC119271386, with amino-acid sequence MAVTTRRPLALLISRSLSLSPPLLTHPKHSHKFTSRRTASSRETRVMGNALPCLVDQGVKALPAAAKPRRRMYSLQLLMKVLHTMKKTTRGSKIGGKSSPESEVGGAGVKSIKASPRRAAAGRGGGGQRKGVVRVKVLLSKEEAARLLSLTVGGQKTAAQIVAEIKRMEARRAAANAAAAAGWRPALASIPEESS